From the Papaver somniferum cultivar HN1 chromosome 2, ASM357369v1, whole genome shotgun sequence genome, the window AAATAGTAAATGAAATTGACCTTACCAATGGGTGTATTTAATTAGAATTGACAAAGATAATAATGTAACTTTACTCTTTTGGTCACCCCTTAATTTTGCTTCTAGGTCCACTTAAATTtatgtataccccaattaatttgggtatacacCAATCCGGCAAGTAAAAGGAAACTTTCCGTAATTTCATTTTCAACATCAATTGCATCTTGATGCTGTCCAAATTGAGCCGGGCAAGCACGTTTataacacaacacaacacgttaAGATTCGAGCACAACATGACACATCACGTGACGTGGCACAACATGGGCACATCACGTCAGCTTAGTGTGTTGTGCTATGCCAGACAAATAGGCACGTCACCACGACACATCACGTGGCACAACACATCAGGGCACGTGAAGAAAGCATGCCAAATCATGTATAAAATACAATGCAACACATCACATTTCatgcatatttcacaaaaaaGTCTTTATTTTAACCAACTTTTGACATTTTATTTTCCTTATGCTGATTAATTTCTATAATAACACATATACTAACTaaaatatcgaaaaaatatttattttaaaaaacataaaataagtggACTAGCAGAGCACAACACGACACAACACGATTATTTTTCTGACAGAACACACCACATCACACCGCACCACACCATTTAGCACGGCAGAACACTATGACAGTCTTAACCGGCCGGCACATTTCACATCAATGGCTGTATAGATCTTGTGGACCTGTCAGCAATCAACATTTTCTCCTTAGCTCATGTCTCACTGGAAATTTTATTCTTCTGTGGTACCGTCGTGATCATTCACCATCGTCGTAATCATTCACTAAAAGTCTAAAAGTCCAACACCTGCTCCTTCAGTGGCCCCCATGAAATTTTGCCACATCTTTTTTCTTCTCATGGTTCATTTCCCAATGGCCAAGAGTAGTAAAACAGTACAGTTTTCGAGTAATGTGCTGTCATAACTAAAGACTCAACTCATaactagttagcaattcggggtacgAGATGCATTCGGAATGGGATACGTACGCGTATGATACGGATTCGTAAAAATCAAATATGGTCAACGGTTCGTGATTCGGCAGTAATACGGAACGACATACGTacatgtataattcgttttagagatATGTATTTGGCGTACAAAATTCGGCATATTATTAACCCGttaaaaaatcatttttaatataatcTCCCCTAAGATGCTATAGTTTAATAACTTGACATGAACTATACATATGATATGTGCATTACAATCAATAAATAACATGAACGTTGATGATATTAGAATAGGATTAGTGTATGTAAAATTTTAAAAGTCAAAAATATAATAGTAAAGAATAGTAATTTAGTGATAATGTGGCAAAGTATCATACGGGGCTATGATTTGGTAATTCGTAAATACGCGTATGTTTGGTAACCAAAGTAGAAGAAGCAGCTTCCACAAGCACAACTTAACTTTTTTAGCTTGTGAATTGAGTCGAAAATTCCCTTTTTAAGGCGGATCCAAACATCCTCACCACTCGCCCATCATGCTCTTTGGTCTTTCCTCTCTCAAAaaatctctttcttttttctcccTAGAGAAATTTCATAGTCTTTCCATTTCAGTTTTTGGAGAAAAAAATGTGAGTAATCAAGAACCCATTTTTCATACTGCTCAATCTCATCTTTCAAACCCTTGCAAGATTGTGTTTAAAAAGCTCACTTTGTCAGTTTGTCTTGCAGGTTGATATGGTGGAGCTTCAAAAGAGGATTAGTGAATTAGAAAAGCAAATCGAAGAGAAAACATGATGTATTGAGAGTTTGGATGTTGGtatcctagtcccacattggttatatggggcttaattggtagtttataagtcaatgggttccctcatctagtcaaccggttttcgatttgagttctacccatgggcttatgacgagtttagggtcggtatcctaacatttggtatcagaaccaaccaccacgacccatgccctctccacggaaggggtgacctataggctagattaaagTGTTGGGGCACCTATATATGGGCGTAGTTTTCACCCGCATTGAATACTGATAGGGGAGTGAAGCCGCCATAAAAGAAAGGGATACCTTCGGGTCAGTGTCAatagagtgggccaacgaggacgttgggactggaagcgtggtgggatgttgggatcctagtcccacattggttagatggtgcttaattggtagtttataagtcaatgggttccctcatctagtcaaccggttttcgagctgagttctacccatgggcttatgacgagtttagggtcggtaccctaacattgGAAGATTTTAGCTTCACCATACTTGTATTAGTTTAGCAGCACAGAAAGGACTTACGAGAAGCTCGTAAAGAACTAAttttgtaggagttaaatatcgcacacgttaataactacgcgaagtaaagaatacaacgtgagcgaagagcatcgcacatagcaaagttgagatgacacaccagatgatgtcagcaaagtcacgagtaaagtgtgaagaactgtgcgAGAAGGTACGCTATgcgaatatgagcgattgtatatgagcgaatgtatcgcatagtgatcccgaaaataatgggtttcttagctgtcatccactatgtaaaattctatataaagGGGAGAGGTCATTGTTTCTAGGAGGATTCTAGGACAAGTCTTGGAAAGGAAataggaagagagagaaagtgagcttaggtttcaagtagaattgttgtaatacttgaatcattCTTGTAAACATTCTTAATCTTTAGTTAATAAAACAAGAATTCATGATGATCACCTAGAGATTGAATTAGTTAttgtggagtgtagttgtaagatttcttacaactacatttttggcgctagaaatcaaCTCTGGATGTTAATTCCTGTTAATAGATCTGAAATTCATAAGGGATCCATGAAGACAACAAGAGTAAAACTAATTCAAGAAAGAGGCAGAGATATACAATGTAATAACATAACTAAAGTATCAATTTCTGAGGAAGATTTTCAAGCGACGATAACCGGGAGAATTCATAAAAGAAATTACGAAGTCAAGAAGGTGGAAACAGTAGAGAAAGAATTACCATTACAAGATTGGGAAAAGGTGAAGATTTCCTTTGCGGCAGATGAAATTCCTGAGGAAAAATTACAGCGAGTAGATCCATTGGTAATTACGGTCACAGTCGAGCGAGAAAACATTATTGCAAACCAGAGGAGATTTGAAGGATGAACGATTGATAAGACATTGATAGATACAGGAAGTGCAGTTGATATattattttatcgcacattcaaagcaATGGGATATAAAGATGCAGAAATGACACCTACAACCTATAATGTTCATCGATTCAATAGAACAGTTACAAAGACAAAGGGAGAAATCGTGACGCGAATATTACTGGGAGTGGttgaaacaaagataacactATGTGTGATTGACATTgaatcaccatacaacatgttgtTGGGAAGACCATGGGTACATGGATTAAAGGCGGTAGCGTCAACGTTACATCAATACATCAGGTTTCCAATTCCAAGCggtataggtgaaatcagaggagacatTAAGGCTGCGAATACTTGTAATCAAATAGATGTGcgaaattatgaaggacgagccaaTAAACGAAAGGATCGATGGAGAAAAGCcaaagaacaaaggaagaggaggaattttcgaatatacatgataagagcgaaagaaggaaaaggaataccaggCGAAGAACCAACGGAAGAAGGTGGACGAAGTAAAGAAATTAAGGAACCAACACCTGTGGAAGaaccaaaagagaattttaccgcagcagaaccaacaaaagaaatagatataggaactgaagaagaaccaaaaatattaagaattggaactaaaatagataaagaagaagaggaaaaaacaaTAAGCATTCTGCGAGAATATAATGATATTttcgcatggagtatggaagAAATGCCTGGAATAGATCTGTCTGTCGCATGTCATAAATTAGACATTAAGAAGAATGTAAAGTCGTTCAAGCAAAGGATAAGGAAAATTGCAACTGATTATCATCCTAAAATAGAAGCAGAACTACAAAAGatgttagatgcaggaattataagggaggcaaaatatccagaatggatagcaaatatggtggtggtacctaaaaataacaaaggaattagaatttgcatagattttacAGATTTAAACAAAGCGTGCCCTAAAGACAGCTTCCCTTTACCCGATatacctcaaatggtggaatcagtaTCAGGGAATGATAGAGTCACAATATTAGATGGGTATAAAGGCTATAATCAAATTcttttggaagaagaagatcaagaacacaccGCTTTCTTCTCACcaggaggtttatattgttacacgaaaatgccgttTGGGTTGAAGAATGCCGGTGCGACTTATCAAAGAATGGTGAAGAAAGTATtccaaaatggatacataaaacattggaggtctatgtagatgatatgttaATTAAAAGCAAAGAGGCGAAAGATCATGTTGATGATTTGCCAGCAATATTTGAACAGATGCGAACATTCAATATTAaagtaaacccagaaaaatgtatatttggtgtatcatcaggaaaattcttaggctaTATTATATCCAAGGAGGGAATACAAGTTGACCCGGAAAAGGTACAGGCGATTAGAGATATGCCACCACCTGCGACAGTCAAAgatgttcaaaagttaaatggATTGATAGCATCATTGGGAAGATTCATTGCAATATATTGGACAAATGCAAACACTTTTTCAATATACTAAAGAAGGGAACCAAATTTGAATGGAAAAAGGAGTGCGACAAAGCATTACAGAGCATAAAATATTATTTGGTAaatttatccattatgcaaaaggcGAAGCAGGGAGAAGAATTGTTATTATATCTAGCATCAACATCTCATGCATTAAGTGCAGTATTGTTACGATCAGAGGAAGGTGTAGAAAAACTGATATATTACATAAGCAAAACATATAACTCCGCAGAAAAAATTTATTCAAAAATCGAAAAGCTGATTCTCGCACTGgtatatgcatcatttaagcttcgCATCTATTTTCAAGCTCACAAAATTAAAGTACTAACAAgagtaccaattgaaaatgcaatgAAGAATTCGAAGAGGTCAGGAAGAATAGAGAGGTGGAATGCAAAATTAGGAAACTATGAGGTTggttatgaaattttatcttcaccaaaatctcaAGTTATCGCAGAGTTTCTTGCAGAATTTCTAATAGAAGACgatgaatatgtagaagaaatgatggaggtgGATGAAGAACATGGAAATCCTAATGATTTATTGACTGAGCGAATTCCAAAAAGATGGGAGATTTTGGTGGATGgatcctccaatggagaaggaaatgggattggtattgtattcatttcaccaacGGGAGCGAGAATGGATTACTCATTCAGATTGGActtcgcatccacaaataatgaaactgaatatgaagcagtcgTTCACGCACTAAGATTAACAATTGAAATGAAGAttgaggatgcgcgaataactagtgattctCAGCTGGTAATTCGTCAGATAGAAGGCACATATAGTACTAATGAACCATTTTTGCAAAAGTATAGGATATTGGTTATGGATTTAGTAATGCAAGTTCCAAAAATAAGTTGAAGACATATAGGGAGAAAaaataatagactcgcagatgcATTGGTGTTCATACCATCAATGTTAGTAGATCCGGTCGCAAGgtatataaaaatacaaacactattATTACCGTCTATAGAAAAGGGTGAAGAAGTGCAAACAGATGTGATGATCATAGACGATATACAAGCAGAAAAATGTGAGCGACGAGAAATATTGGAGAGCTGAGATACACTCTTATTTAGATAAAGGGGAATTGCCGAAGAAAATATTAGaagcacacaaattaaaaagtcgtgcgacaaattatgaattaagggatgGTGTTCTTTATAGAAGGTCATTCCTTGGACCTTCGCTCAGATGTCTTACGCGAACGGAAGGAATCGAAATTCTAAAGGCATTACACTATGGCGATGCTGGaaaccatagtggaggaagatcactcGGATACAAAGCAAAAATAGAGGGCTATTattggccatatatgcatgaagatgcaaaacaagtttccaggagatgcgaagaatgtcaacgtcatggCAAGAAGATACATGTACCTGGGGATATGCTTAATACATCAACaaatgtgtggccctttggaaaatgtgGAATAGATATTGTTGGACCATTTATACCAGAAACGGGACAAAAAAGGTTACTAattgtcgcaacagattatttcactaaATGGGCAGAAGTAAAAGCAGTTCAACATATACGCGATAAAgacatcttcacattcatttttgaaaatattatatgcCGATTTGGCATTCCTGCACAATTGGTGTCTGATAATGGGTAGCAGTTTGAACGCGAGAATATAACAATGCTGCTCAAtgcgttcaaaattcaaagtggaaAATATACTCCTTTATATCCTCAGAGTATTGGACAAGTAGAAGCTACAAACAAAACAATCGCAGACAACCTGAAGAAAAAGTTAGAAGGGAACAacaaaggatggtgcgaacaagtacataatgtagtatgggcttacagaactacaAGAAGAGAAGCAACCAGAATGTCGCCATTTTTTCTGACATATGGAGTAGAGGCAGTGCTACCAACAGAATTGATCATCCCTaccacaaagagagaagcttgggaaaagAATTTAAGTGCAGACTTGATTTTAACAAAGTTGTATGATTTGGAGGAAGTAAGAGAAGTCGCTTTGCAGCACATggaaaattattaaaaaatactagctcgagaatataacaaGCGGGTCAAAATAAGAGAATTCCAACCAGGCGAATTAGTGCTACGCGAAATTCCAGTAtatcaaaaaggaaaagatggaaaattgGAGAAAATCTGGGATGAACCttatataataaaaagaatagttggAGAGGGAGCCTATGAATTAATGGATCCCGAAGGACGAAATACAGGTCGTAAATTAGATCGCCCTTGGAATAGGCAGTTCTTGAAAAAGTATTATCCATAGTCACTTGCGAATCAATTCGCATGGATAAAAAGTTAATATTTCGAATAATTGTAATGCGAATATTTCGCTTGAAAGTTAAGAAATTATATAAAAAGAAAAGTAAGACCTTGATAAAGGCTAcaaaaaatgatatttattatcatattggctaggaatccgaatgtggcgtgcaccctagttcgctcatatgcaagaggcaatatagtaagacctatcgcacgtcattatcggaaagacctagaaggcatgactcaagggaaggctacaccgaccccggaacttgagttgtggagatttggggtgagaattaaacgataattcccatccgggagagataccttaaaatttcagtctaagatagaaatcttagattgagagcccaAGGTGAGaaagactctcccaaggagtgaagaaactcgatcagggcgccgaggtacacggttgagtcaagagtgcccgggacgtctggagcgtacctttccactcttgacaagtcctgactatgatgcactcggttcGAAGATACCCTATTTAGGGTGCGATCTTACTGCCATAAACCCTATACGTAGTGGATGCGagattgcgaaatcaactggttgttgaaaaaccGTATgtgaagagccataatcttaaccagatagaggtaagcttccttgaaggggcaatcagaggggaagataaggacgacaccctccattagggagctgaattgtgtcaaaagacgtaaatatcaTAAGGCTTTTACTCGTGGGAGTAtaaagacttgtgatatttatgcgacaaacctgaagaggaaataatacaagcgaaaaagataagatgatatcaatgggtcgatgtactaaaatacaaagacttcctgcgatttcgtcgcacaaaaATGAGGCAAGATAAGACATTTACATAGGAATGCAAAATAAGACCTCCTAAGTAAATTAAACAAACCACTGGTAAATTCGAACGATTGTTTCTTACAAGGAacataataagaggcaagtatgggaattaaaacaACAATGTATTATCTTCCTTGCAACAAACAAATATGCGAAGGCTCAAAATATGTTGAaataaagaaaggaaatcaagaatgcttaACAGTAGCATCTTATTCAAAATACCTTTCAGACTTTAGCACTGGATTCAAGATTTTCAATCTCAATACCGGCTTCATTAGcagatttctcttcttcttgctgaatttcttcatcatcttgatcTTTTTCATCATCGCTTAAAAAGTCAAAATCACTATATGGCTCAGGATATTCTTCATCCGCACTCACATTGCATACGGGGAGTTTTACTGCTGGAAGAGAGTTGCTTGAGAGAATTCCATCAATAACAGATTGGGCACTAGAGTTGCCTTTGCGAATAGCTGCTCTTTCGATATTTCTAGCATTTATCTCTAGAAAATTCTTCTGAAATGAAAATCTTCTTCGTGCTCTGCTTCGAGATGCAGAGAGAGAGAGCTCAAGGTTCCCACGAGATAATTCCAGATTTGCATATTCTTTGTGAACCTTGGATAATTCAGAATTCAATTGAGCAACAACAGACTGGTGTTATTTTTCAGAATCTACAAAGAATAATTAATAACCATAAatagaaataaagaattaatatTGTGCGAAAAAATGCTAAGAAATCATAATAAGGCAGTCAACTCTAGCTGACTACCTTGGAAGAATTTACAAAAGTCAAGGGTATTGTCCTTCATACTATAGCTTTATCAAATCCATCACCAACTGAACCACTGAGGCGAGGtcgaattttcttttcttcagaagaaagagatttgtttttttttttaagaacatcGCAAGAATTCTTCAATTGACTGTATTGTTCTTGAAGTTGATTTTTATTCACAGAAAGATTTATGTTATTCTGAATTAGTTTCTCATTTCGGGAGCTTAAATCTTTAAGCGAAGTCTCGTACTATTCCTTCAGTACGCGAAGAGTTCGTGCTTGGTTTTCATTTATTTCATGAAGAATTGAATATTGATGTAaaaacattgcttctttcttCGAAAAAGATAGTTTCTCCCTAGAAAGAGTATGATTTTCTTCtgataaaatttgatgaagcaaGTCAGCATCGCGtgacaatttagaaaaataagatacTTGATCACTAAAAAACTCAATTTTCTGAGTGAGTTGgttattttcatgggaaagattgTTAATATGATCAAGCGaacatgaatattgattatctAATTGGTTTAGTTGAGACTACAACTTCACGTTATTCGCTTGAGTATCTTCAACGAGGAATTGAAAATCGTATCTCCCATTCGTTCGCTTCCGGTTTAAATCTTAACAAATGCATAAAGAAATTTACAAAAATGAACGTATGCGAAGGAATACAGAATACGATAAGTGActcaaatataataataaatacctctaagtttttgattttcgcTGCGAATATTTTCAGcctcaaaatttgaaatttggagtTCTCCTCTCAGCCTTTGTATTTCCTTCTCCAAAGAAACATTTTTCTGCGAAAGTTCCAACTGAGAACAACTAGATTCAAAATGCTTTTCAGCAAGCATCACACGACGATGAGAATCCTAAAAAGGAAAAGATGAGGTTAGTATGACTTGGAAGTATCATTAAAGAAGGTAAAGTTAAGGTGCGAAGGATAATTACCAGAACATCTAGATCAACATGGAAACTCGGGTCAATTTGGGAAAGGACCTCATCCCTTGAAGCTTTATCAACGGGAAATTTACATAAAAGTTTGCTTAAGGCAGAACATGAGCGAAGCTTGCAAGGATCATCAGTTAAAGATTGGGCAGAGTTGATGACATCGGATAGAGTTTGAGAAGCAAGTTTTACACTATCCAAAGATTTCTTAttcaaaggaaaagaatttagtaagGAAACAGAAGGAGTAGTAAAATCTGTTGGAATGGGGGATTTCTTTTGAGAAAGGTTCGGTTGAGAGCTAGAGTTAACGGGTGAAGAAAAAACTTGATTTGCATGCGATGGAGTCGCAGAGGCAACATGAGGAGTGCTTTTTATTACTTGGCTAAGAGAAAACTCCTTATTCACAAGAGACTCTTTAAAAAGTTCGTCATAAGTGACATAGGCATTCTCATCCATAAGAGgatttgttggtgaaggagtagaaGGAACATTCTTCTCAGAAACCTGGGGAGATATATGGGTGACATAAACATCTTTTTCAAGAGTTTAACTTATTATCGGAGTGATAGGAGGAATAATATGCGAAGAATGAATTGTGGATATAGGAACAACATCTGTAGCGCTAAAATCTAGAATAGAAAGATTTGAAGAGAGTGGTATGGGTTTGCGAGACTTTTTTAACTTTCTGTTTCTTACCATCAACCATTTCAGCGTCGGAAGCCTGTGAAAATAAAGTAGATAagtaatagaggcaacaataCTGTTTTAAGATAATTGGGTATTCCTTACTTCTTTATTATGCGAAGCCTTCCTTTTATGAGATTCCTTATTTTGAGATTCATTATCAATGTTCGgtttcttcttctgcgattccttATTTTCACTTGAAGAAGACTTGGGTTTTTGCATGATTCGAAGAGCGCTAATGGAAGAGCTTTTCCTGCGAAAGTATGGGAATtagatcataatttttttttaagaatggtTAAAATCAATAGTCATCATGAAGAAAGGAAACAAACTTTGGTTCAGAGTTCATGGTGGAAGAACAATAGCAGAAGAAATCAGTGACAGCAGTGGAAATGGGTAATAACAGATGAAGATGAATAGCAACAAGAGAGAGAagataaatgatgaagaaggAAGAGATTATTGTGAAAAAACCATTAAATAGATGAAAGGAAGTAACCGGTTGAAGACAGTTCAAGCCGGTAAAAGGGAAGAAAATCGACACGTGTAGAGAGGAACTTGAAATCCGGATAACTGTCGACAAAGTATAATGGAAAAAGATAGGCATGTGCGATTTTCaagaggagaatttctcatatcgctcactctgaagaataagcAACATGAGACGAggcaaatgtaggagttaaatatcgcacacgttaataactacgcgaagtaaagaatacaacgTGAGCGAAGAGCATTGCACatagcaaagttgagatgacgcaccagatgatgtcagcaaagtcacgagtaaagtgtgaagaactgtgcgAGAAGGTACGCTATGCGaatatgagcgaatgtgtcgcatggtgatcccgaaaataatgggtttcttagctgtcatccaatatgtaaaattctatataaagGGGAGAGGTCATTGTTTCTAGGAGGATTCTAGGACAAATCTTGGAAAGGAAataggaagagagagaaagtgagcttaggtttcaagtagaattgttgtaatacttgaatcattCTTATAAACATTCTTAATCTTTAGTTAATAAAACAAGAATTCATGATGATCACCTAGAGATTGAATTAGTTAttgtggagtgtagttgtaagatttcttacaactacaaatTGGGGtacattttttctttttgattgagAGAGCTTAAACTGATTTATACTGATTTTGATCTACACATTtggagttttgttgaaatagcTCACTTTGTTGTTAATTGTATTGTATATATATGGGCTGCCACTAAATTGCAGGAAACTGGAGGAAGTTTAAATTCTTAGAGTTTCATTGGGATTAAGATAATGGGCGAGTTAGATTTGAAGCTGTTTGGTGATGCATTAACCAGTCAGTTTGCCCAGATTTGTGGCCTTTTTGATGCGAATGTCAGAGATGCATATTGGCATCCTTTCAAAATTACTCTTGTTAATGGCAAACACCAGGTAATATCTCATTCTCTTGCAATTGACATCCTAATTGACTCCTGAAATTGGTGTAATTAATATGTTAATGCAATCGTTAAACTGCGAACAGATACCGAGAGTATTAAACTTAGGGATCATTTATGTGTATGTTTGTTTGCTGCAGGAATTGATCAACGAGGAGGAGGATGAATTGTTGAAAGGTTTGAAGAACGGAAAGGGTGTGGAATCATATTTTGCAGTTGTTCATGCTCT encodes:
- the LOC113353939 gene encoding factor of DNA methylation 3-like, whose product is MGELDLKLFGDALTSQFAQICGLFDANVRDAYWHPFKITLVNGKHQELINEEEDELLKGLKNGKGVESYFAVVHALMELNEYNPCGRFPVPEL